One Podarcis muralis chromosome 1, rPodMur119.hap1.1, whole genome shotgun sequence genomic window carries:
- the COQ6 gene encoding ubiquinone biosynthesis monooxygenase COQ6, mitochondrial isoform X5 produces the protein MIIFDKDNLEDMGYIVENDVIMSALTKQLDAVSDRVEVLYRSRAVGYSLPLPYETSDSSPWIQIDLANGRRLQTKLLIGADGQNSIVRKAAGIQNIQYQYGQSAVVATLHLSEATDNNVAWQRFLPSGPIALLPLSDTVSSLVWSTSHEHASQLQRMDEESFVDSINSAFWSNANHSDFIDTAGSMFRSAVSLLMPSGTAARQLPPSVAKVDPKSRAVFPLGLGHATEYVQHRVALIGDAAHRVHPLAGQGVNMGFGDIACLRQLLSAAAFNGKDLGSLKHLLQYERERQKHNLSLLATTDLLKRLYSTNIAPFVLLRTWGLQATNAVPPIKEQIMAFASK, from the exons ACCGCGTTGAAGTTCTTTACCGGAGCCGAGCAGTTGGCTACTCCTTGCCCCTTCCTTATGAAACCTCTGACTCAAGCCCTTGGATCCAAATTGATTTAGCAAATGGGCGCAGGCTACAGACCAAACTGTTG ATTGGTGCAGATGGGCAAAACTCCATAGTCCGGAAGGCAGCTGGTATTCAAAATATTCAGTATCAATATGGACAGTCAGCTGTAGTTGCTACCCTTCACTTATCTGAG GCAACAGATAACAACGTAGCATGGCAGAGATTCCTTCCATCAGGACCAATTGCTCTCCTCCCG CTCTCTGACACTGTCAGCTCTTTGGTTTGGTCCACGTCACATGAGCATGCATCCCAACTTCAGAGAATGGATGAGGAAAGTTTTGTGGATTCTATCAATTCTGCTTTT TGGAGCAACGCAAATCACTCTGACTTCATTGATACTGCTGGATCCATGTTCCGATCTGCTGTCTCTCTCTTGATGCCATCGGGGACTGCAGCCCGTCAGCTGCCCCCAAGCGTTGCAAAAGTCGATCCAAAGAGCCGAGCTGTGTTCCCTCTTGGACTGGGGCATGCAACAGAATATGTCCAACACCGTGTGGCCCTTATTGG GGATGCAGCTCACAGAGTACATCCTCTTGCAGGTCAGGGTGTAAATATGGGCTTTGGTGACATAGCCTGCTTGAGGCAACTTCTCAGCGCTGCAGCATTTAATGGGAAAGACCTAG GCTCTTTAAAGCATCTACTACAGTATGAAAGAGAGCGGCAAAAGCACAACCTATCTCTCTTGGCTACAACAGACTTATTAAAGAGGCTGTACTCTACAAATATAGCTCCTTTTGTACTGCTAAGGACATGGGGATTGCAAGCAACTAATGCTGTTCCTCCAATTAaa gaGCAGATCATGGCTTTTGCTAGCAAGTGA